In Alkalihalobacterium alkalinitrilicum, a genomic segment contains:
- a CDS encoding efflux RND transporter permease subunit: MKLIKESVKRPVGVMIIALVMIMLGGVSLNGLKVDLMPDLDLPIAAVSTSYNGAAPQEVENLVTRPLEGALSATEGLSTMQSISTQNQSLILLMYDFNTDLDAVMLDLRDRIDMVRTSLPDGAGTPSAMRFDPNQMPIMQIGISGDMELTRLTNIAEDTIIPRMERIIGVASVNLTGGQEREIIVEPDLTLMQRHGLTISQLAQIIGGENMSSPAGEITRGGQGMPLRMVGEFRSISEIENINIPLRTGETIKLADVSLVNDTFKEMSSFAFVNGEPTLSIDISKQGDANTVEVADSVSRELERLQRDLPPGVTLTTIMDSSIFIKESISSVTMNMIIGGAMAILVLLVFLRSFRSTLIIGLSIPIAVISAFTLLYFAGETINIITLGGLALGIGLLVDSSIVILENIYKYRERGYSRVESAIKGASEVSSAVIASTLTSLVVFVPILFTDGIAGELFLPLALTVGFTLFASLAVALTIVPMLSGLLLPEMKTEEDPKGLRKASAKIGDFFEGINNRYRSVLKWSIHHKKTITFGTLFLLIASLGTVKFVGVELMPAFDQGEISVSFEVPSGTSIEETRAAVGELEQYLLDTGLTEVVYTSVGGGGMMGMGGASNSGDLYIRLTPASERDVTTNEVIKDFSEFAETLPDIDVNVFSFESDGMGGNPIEIEIRGEDFGTLKLIADDVRDIISEVPGATNVTHSMGETRPEMQIHVDRDVANQYGFTYAEVMDTVRGSMNGQVASLMRTEGQEVSITVILPEEYRENYTQLQNLPLITPIGDTVLLSTIADFVQADGPNTINRQNQTRGVAVTGDIMDRDLGSVIADIEAELNQYIFPEGYEYNTGGDYEMMMEAFFDLALALVLAIFLVYAVMAFQFERVLYPFIVMFSLPATFIGIMAGFLLTGRPLSAPAFIGVIMLAGIVVNNAIVLVDYINQLRQRGMTMEEAILEAGPTRLRPILMTMLTTVLAMVPLAIGIGEGAELQAPMATVIVFGLAFSTVITLVLVPVMYIYTENFTNWVKRLFSRHKKKTDAEI; this comes from the coding sequence AGCTCTTGTCATGATTATGCTTGGTGGCGTGTCTTTAAATGGATTAAAAGTCGATTTAATGCCAGATTTAGACTTACCAATTGCTGCTGTTTCAACATCATATAATGGCGCTGCGCCGCAAGAGGTTGAAAACCTAGTAACAAGGCCGCTTGAAGGAGCGTTAAGTGCAACAGAAGGATTATCGACAATGCAGTCGATATCCACACAAAATCAATCGTTAATTTTGTTAATGTACGACTTTAATACAGATTTGGATGCGGTCATGTTAGATCTTCGTGATCGTATTGATATGGTTCGTACAAGCTTACCAGATGGTGCAGGAACACCTAGTGCGATGCGTTTTGATCCAAATCAAATGCCAATTATGCAAATCGGTATTTCAGGTGATATGGAATTAACGAGGCTTACCAATATTGCAGAAGATACGATTATTCCACGAATGGAACGTATTATTGGAGTCGCTTCTGTAAATTTAACGGGAGGTCAAGAACGTGAAATTATTGTTGAACCTGATTTAACCTTAATGCAAAGACACGGATTAACAATTTCTCAGTTAGCGCAAATCATTGGTGGAGAAAACATGAGTTCCCCTGCTGGTGAGATCACACGTGGTGGACAAGGCATGCCATTACGAATGGTTGGGGAATTTCGTTCAATTTCAGAAATTGAAAATATTAACATTCCACTTCGAACTGGAGAAACGATTAAGTTAGCAGATGTTTCCTTGGTAAATGACACGTTTAAAGAAATGTCTTCTTTTGCCTTTGTTAATGGTGAGCCAACATTAAGTATTGACATTTCAAAACAAGGAGATGCGAATACAGTAGAGGTTGCTGATTCGGTTTCACGTGAATTGGAACGATTACAAAGAGATTTGCCCCCAGGTGTAACACTTACGACGATCATGGACTCATCGATTTTTATTAAAGAGTCGATTAGTAGTGTTACGATGAATATGATTATCGGTGGAGCGATGGCAATCCTAGTATTACTCGTATTTTTAAGGAGCTTTAGAAGTACTTTAATCATAGGTTTATCGATTCCGATTGCGGTTATTTCAGCATTTACGCTCCTTTATTTTGCAGGAGAGACCATTAATATTATTACATTGGGTGGACTTGCGTTAGGAATAGGTTTACTCGTTGATAGTTCCATTGTTATATTGGAAAACATTTATAAGTATCGAGAAAGAGGATACAGTCGTGTAGAATCAGCAATAAAAGGGGCTTCAGAAGTTTCGTCTGCGGTAATCGCTTCTACATTAACGAGCCTTGTCGTATTCGTTCCGATATTGTTTACTGATGGAATTGCTGGAGAGCTCTTCTTACCTCTAGCTCTTACAGTTGGGTTTACTTTATTTGCTTCACTTGCTGTTGCACTTACCATCGTACCGATGTTATCTGGACTTCTTCTTCCTGAAATGAAAACAGAAGAAGATCCGAAAGGATTGAGAAAAGCAAGTGCAAAAATTGGAGACTTTTTCGAGGGTATTAATAATCGATATCGGAGCGTTTTAAAGTGGTCGATCCATCATAAAAAGACGATAACGTTTGGAACTCTGTTTTTGTTAATCGCAAGTCTTGGAACCGTTAAATTCGTCGGTGTTGAATTAATGCCTGCATTTGATCAAGGTGAAATTTCTGTTAGTTTTGAAGTTCCTTCTGGAACATCTATTGAAGAAACAAGAGCGGCAGTCGGAGAATTAGAGCAGTATTTATTGGATACTGGTTTAACGGAAGTCGTTTATACGTCGGTTGGTGGCGGCGGTATGATGGGGATGGGAGGAGCTTCGAATAGTGGAGATTTATATATTCGTTTGACCCCAGCGAGCGAAAGAGATGTAACAACGAACGAAGTCATAAAGGATTTTAGTGAATTCGCAGAAACTTTGCCTGATATTGATGTTAATGTATTCTCCTTTGAAAGTGACGGAATGGGTGGTAATCCTATAGAAATTGAAATTAGAGGAGAAGATTTTGGTACACTGAAACTGATTGCAGATGATGTTCGTGATATTATTAGTGAGGTTCCTGGTGCGACGAATGTTACCCATTCAATGGGTGAAACAAGACCAGAGATGCAAATCCATGTAGACCGAGATGTTGCAAATCAATACGGATTTACGTATGCAGAAGTCATGGACACGGTGAGAGGCAGCATGAATGGTCAAGTTGCATCTCTTATGCGTACAGAGGGTCAAGAAGTAAGTATTACAGTCATTTTACCAGAAGAGTATCGAGAGAATTATACTCAATTGCAAAACTTACCACTAATAACACCGATAGGGGACACTGTGTTACTATCTACGATCGCAGATTTTGTTCAAGCGGATGGTCCTAATACCATTAACCGTCAAAATCAAACGCGGGGAGTTGCGGTAACGGGTGATATTATGGACCGTGATTTAGGAAGTGTAATAGCTGATATTGAAGCAGAGTTGAATCAATATATCTTCCCTGAAGGGTATGAATATAATACAGGTGGAGATTATGAGATGATGATGGAAGCATTTTTTGACTTGGCATTGGCTCTAGTTCTAGCCATTTTCCTTGTCTATGCAGTCATGGCCTTTCAATTTGAAAGGGTATTGTACCCGTTTATCGTAATGTTTAGTCTTCCAGCCACATTTATTGGGATTATGGCAGGATTTTTATTAACAGGCCGTCCATTAAGTGCTCCTGCATTTATCGGGGTCATCATGTTAGCTGGGATCGTTGTAAATAACGCCATTGTCTTAGTCGATTACATTAATCAACTAAGACAGCGTGGAATGACGATGGAAGAGGCGATATTAGAAGCGGGTCCAACAAGGTTGCGACCGATATTAATGACGATGCTTACAACGGTATTAGCAATGGTACCGTTAGCTATCGGGATTGGCGAAGGAGCTGAACTGCAGGCACCGATGGCTACTGTAATTGTATTTGGTTTAGCGTTCTCAACCGTCATTACGTTAGTCCTCGTACCAGTTATGTATATCTATACGGAGAACTTTACCAACTGGGTGAAAAGGTTATTCTCCAGACATAAAAAAAAGACCGATGCTGAAATTTAG
- a CDS encoding response regulator transcription factor → MNTILVVDDDAHIRKLIRLYLENSQYTVIEAVDGREALDILSETQIDLAIVDVMMPHVDGIELTEDIRSFLNIPILMVTAKGESQDKVRGFNAGTDDYLVKPFDPVELILRVNALLKRYNVVSENVIKVGFTSIDIERFVVQSADHAITLKRKECELLFELARSPGKIFTRAQLIEKIWGYDYDGDERTVDVHIKRLREQLGAFPDLMITTVRGLGYRLEEK, encoded by the coding sequence ATGAATACGATTCTTGTAGTTGATGACGATGCACATATTCGAAAGTTAATAAGGTTATATTTAGAAAACAGTCAATATACAGTCATTGAAGCTGTTGATGGAAGAGAAGCTTTAGATATCTTATCGGAAACGCAAATTGATTTGGCGATTGTAGATGTTATGATGCCTCATGTCGATGGAATTGAACTAACAGAAGATATCCGATCTTTTTTAAACATTCCCATTTTAATGGTTACAGCTAAAGGTGAATCACAAGATAAAGTGAGAGGTTTCAATGCGGGGACCGATGATTATTTGGTCAAGCCATTTGACCCAGTTGAATTAATATTAAGAGTAAATGCACTGTTGAAAAGGTACAATGTTGTCTCAGAAAATGTAATCAAGGTTGGTTTCACTTCCATTGACATTGAACGATTTGTAGTACAATCTGCTGATCATGCGATTACATTGAAACGAAAAGAATGTGAATTATTATTTGAGCTTGCTCGTTCACCAGGAAAAATTTTTACTCGTGCACAATTAATTGAAAAAATTTGGGGCTATGATTACGATGGTGATGAAAGAACGGTAGATGTCCATATCAAACGATTAAGAGAACAATTAGGCGCTTTTCCAGATTTGATGATTACAACGGTAAGAGGCTTAGGATATCGCTTGGAGGAAAAATAA